One genomic segment of Arachis duranensis cultivar V14167 chromosome 4, aradu.V14167.gnm2.J7QH, whole genome shotgun sequence includes these proteins:
- the LOC107482461 gene encoding protein BREAST CANCER SUSCEPTIBILITY 2 homolog B isoform X2 yields the protein MSTPQRFSDARNDSSNASPSIPDFPLQGCSNRSEEAAMFRTAMGTPVRVGQSSIAKALSLLGNDADANGVVPQGEENETDDSCSFSNSLFTTGSGKGVNISSSGMDRAKSLLGLEQHTVGGNFQSPDYTRKSHVIDEAREMQHSSRLQQHEVVNSSKTMDRALSQSPSVDSSHASKNDFKLKVVQPDCYTPLVKEAPIKFHTAGGRSVSVSSGALQRARSLLGNPDLGDFISGGDAGDLILSFPNEAQGNTPSSCLTSDCNTPSVHRITSQGNYTAQSFAYPSCSSVKKEYSTKFLREGTGNNLIMKFDAVVNESEYSTKLSNCEQEPTNSHSLPNGLSSKVNPLGMSSRKPLAVISCNNNILNTSRQPAASDKRRLGSRVAVSPFKRPRISKISVPYDQDVGVSVPKLSELSSEVSGCNRRVSARYPFRHQRMQLKEFFGVPTFRQKVRQVTSFNAEKYMFHDGSTQNSMGAEDFVHLLAQHGTSTHFASNDWVKNHYKWIVWKLACYERCCSARPVKFLTVSNVLEELKYRYEREVNHAHRSTIKRILEGDAPPSSMMILCISSIHSDHFTESGNFVEKQTMDQSSEVVKVELTDGWYSVNAVLDVPLSRQLAARRLFVGQKLRIWGARLCGWDGPASPLEVSSSAVSLLLNINGTCRVHWAERLGFCKAAGPPLAFRCIKSNGGLIPQTLAGITRIYPIVYKERLSNGQSVVRSERMENKVMEVYNQRRSAVVESIISEYQKERSGLHTYDDGDSEGARIHNMLETAEEPEFLMADMSPEQLKCFSAYKAKLNAITQSEQEKSTDKALKDAGLSHRDVTPLMRIRVVGLTYKVRQHKRIEGIVTIWNPTEKQCQELVEGESYAISGLTPISGSDLDILRLQTRGSSTKWLPLSSNTKQQFKPFFISRISASLLSFSCISLSSEFDIAAYVVHVGNTYVSNHQKKQWVFVTDASAGNGFRTDNCSNSLLAICFCSPSTDFDSYPPINYNLAGSTVGFCNLIKKERDDKNHILVAEATENSTYYLSFDSPQCSHLRNSASEIKRWANNSSLIIEKLKQKVLLIVGDSRS from the exons ATGTCGACACCGCAGCGATTCTCCGATGCCAGAAATGATTCTTCCAATGCTTCACCTTCAATCCCCGATTTTCCTCTCCAAG GCTGCTCAAATCGCAGTGAAGAGGCTGCAATGTTTCGCACTGCTATGGGAACGCCCGTTCGAGTAGGTCAATCTTCCATCGCAAAAGCTTTATCTCTCCTCGGCAACGATGCTGATGCTAACGGCGTCGTTCCACAAG GGGAGGAGAATGAAACAGATGATAGTTGCAGCTTCTCAAATTCTCTGTTCACAACAGGTTCCGGAAAAGGAGTTAATATATCTTCTAGTGGTATGGATAGAGCAAAGTCATTACTGGGATTGGAACAACACACCGTTGGTGGTAACTTCCAAAGCCCCGACTATACAAGAAAATCACATGTCATTGATGAAGCACGTGAGATGCAACACTCATCTCGTTTACAGCAACATGAAGTTGTTAACAGTTCTAAGACAATGGATCGTGCATTGTCTCAAAGCCCTTCAGTTGATAGTAGTCATGCAtcgaagaatgattttaaattaaaagtagtTCAACCAGATTGCTATACTCCTCTGGTTAAAGAAGCTCCAATCAAATTCCACACTGCAGGGGGAAGATCTGTATCTGTATCTTCTGGTGCGCTACAACGTGCAAGGAGCCTTCTTGGTAATCCAGACCTGGGAGATTTCATTAGTGGAGGAGATGCTGGTGACTTAATTTTATCATTTCCAAATGAGGCACAAGGTAACACGCCTTCATCTTGTCTTACAAGTGATTGCAATACTCCATCGGTCCATCGAATAACATCACAGGGAAATTATACGGCACAAAGTTTTGCGTATCCCTCGTGTTCTTCTGTGAAAAAAGAATATTCCACCAAGTTTCTTCGTGAAGGTACTGGAAATAACTTAATCATGAAATTTGATGCTGTTGTGAACGAAAGTGAATATAGCACAAAACTTAGCAACTGTGAACAAGAACCAACTAACAGTCATTCTTTGCCAAATGGCTTATCTTCAAAAGTAAATCCACTTGGAATGTCATCAAGAAAGCCACTAGCTGTTATTTCCTGTAACAATAACATACTGAATACAAGCAGACAGCCTGCTGCTAGTGATAAAAGGAGACTAGGATCACGAGTAGCTGTTTCTCCCTTCAAACGGCCTCGTATTTCCAAAATTTCTGTTCCTTATGATCAGGATGTTGGAGTTTCTGTTCCAAAATTGTCTGAATTATCTTCTGAAGTTTCTGGATGTAACAGAAGGGTTTCTGCCCGATACCCATTTCGGCATCAAAGGATGCAGCTCAAGGAATTCTTTGGAGTGCCTACATTCAGGCAGAAG GTTAGGCAGGTGACATCATTCAATGCCGAAAAGTACATGTTCCATGATGGATCTACTCAAAATAGTATGGGAGCAGAGGATTTTGTCCATCTATTGGCTCAGCATGGGACTTCCACGCATTTTGCTTCTAATGA TTGGGTGAAGAATCATTACAAGTGGATTGTATGGAAACTTGCATGCTACGAGAGATGCTGTTCTGCAAGACCTGTAAAATTTTTGACAGTATCAAATGTGCTTGAGGAACTTAAGTACAG ATATGAAAGAGAAGTCAATCATGCACACCGATCTACAATCAAGAGAATCCTTGAAGGGGATGCACCGCCATCTTCAATGATGATTTTGTGCATTTCTAGCATTCACTCTGATCACTTTACAGAAAGTGGGAATTTTGTTGAGAAACAAACTATGGACCAGAGCAGTGAAGTAGTAAAAGTTGAACTGACTGATGGATG GTATTCTGTGAATGCCGTTTTAGATGTTCCATTGTCAAGGCAACTTGCTGCTAGGAGATTGTTTGTGGGACAGAAACTTCGG ATCTGGGGAGCAAGATTATGTGGCTGGGATGGGCCAGCTTCGCCGCTTGAG GTTTCATCATCAGCAGTTAGTTTATTGTTGAACATTAATGGAACAtgtagagttcattgggctGAACGATTAGGATTTT GTAAGGCGGCTGGTCCACCTTTGGCTTTCAGATGTATAAAAAGCAATGGCGGTTTAATCCCTCAAACTTTGGCAGGAATCACCCGCATATATCCTATTGTTTATAAGGAAAG GTTGAGCAATGGGCAGTCTGTTGTTAGGTCAGAGAGGATGGAGAATAAAGTGATGGAGGTGTACAACCAGAG ACGTTCTGCTGTTGTGGAAAGCATCATCTCAGAGTATCAAAAGGAAAGAAGCGGTCTGCATACTTATGATGACGGTGATTCAGAAGGGGCCAGGATTCATAACATGCTGGAGACTGCTGAAGAACCTGAATTCCTAATGGCAGATATGAGTCCAGAGCAGCTTAAATGTTTCTCTGCTTATAAGGCCAAATTAAAT GCAATCACACAGTCGGAGCAGGAAAAATCAACTGATAAAGCTCTGAAAGATGCTGGCCTGAGTCACAGAGATGTCACACCATTGATGCGGATACGGGTGGTTGGATTAACTTATAAAGTTCGCCAACACAAGCGTATAGAAGGCATAGTAACAATCTGGAATCCTACAGAGAAGCAG TGTCAAGAACTGGTTGAGGGAGAATCATATGCAATTTCAGGACTTACACCAATTTCAGGATCTGATTTAGATATCCTTCGCTTGCAGACTAGAGGATCTTCCACCAAGTGGTTGCCTCTATCTTCTAACAcaaagcaacagtttaa gccatttttcatttctcgAATATCAGCCTCATTGTTAAGTTTTAGTTGCATCTCACTTTCAAG TGAGTTCGATATCGCTGCATATGTTGTGCATGTGGGAAACACGTATGTGTCAAATCATCAGAAAAAACAATGGGTTTTTGTGACTGATGCATCCGCCGGGAATGGTTTTCGAACAGACAACTGCTCCAACTCTTTACTTGCCATTTGCTTTTGCTCTCCCTCAACTGATTTTGATTCATATCCACCTATCAATTACAACCTTGCTGGATCCACG GTTGGTTTCTGTAatcttattaaaaaagaaagggaTGACAAAAATCATATCTTGGTTGCTGAAGCTACTGAAAATTCAACCTATTATCTGAGTTTTGATTCTCCACAATGTTCCCACCTCAGAAATTCTGCCAGTGAAATCAAAAGATGGGCAAACAACTCtagcttg ATAATAGAGAAGCTTAAGCAAAAGGTGCTACTTATTGTTGGTGATTCTAGAAGctag
- the LOC107482461 gene encoding protein BREAST CANCER SUSCEPTIBILITY 2 homolog B isoform X1 has product MSTPQRFSDARNDSSNASPSIPDFPLQGCSNRSEEAAMFRTAMGTPVRVGQSSIAKALSLLGNDADANGVVPQGEENETDDSCSFSNSLFTTGSGKGVNISSSGMDRAKSLLGLEQHTVGGNFQSPDYTRKSHVIDEAREMQHSSRLQQHEVVNSSKTMDRALSQSPSVDSSHASKNDFKLKVVQPDCYTPLVKEAPIKFHTAGGRSVSVSSGALQRARSLLGNPDLGDFISGGDAGDLILSFPNEAQGNTPSSCLTSDCNTPSVHRITSQGNYTAQSFAYPSCSSVKKEYSTKFLREGTGNNLIMKFDAVVNESEYSTKLSNCEQEPTNSHSLPNGLSSKVNPLGMSSRKPLAVISCNNNILNTSRQPAASDKRRLGSRVAVSPFKRPRISKISVPYDQDVGVSVPKLSELSSEVSGCNRRVSARYPFRHQRMQLKEFFGVPTFRQKHFHNQVRQVTSFNAEKYMFHDGSTQNSMGAEDFVHLLAQHGTSTHFASNDWVKNHYKWIVWKLACYERCCSARPVKFLTVSNVLEELKYRYEREVNHAHRSTIKRILEGDAPPSSMMILCISSIHSDHFTESGNFVEKQTMDQSSEVVKVELTDGWYSVNAVLDVPLSRQLAARRLFVGQKLRIWGARLCGWDGPASPLEVSSSAVSLLLNINGTCRVHWAERLGFCKAAGPPLAFRCIKSNGGLIPQTLAGITRIYPIVYKERLSNGQSVVRSERMENKVMEVYNQRRSAVVESIISEYQKERSGLHTYDDGDSEGARIHNMLETAEEPEFLMADMSPEQLKCFSAYKAKLNAITQSEQEKSTDKALKDAGLSHRDVTPLMRIRVVGLTYKVRQHKRIEGIVTIWNPTEKQCQELVEGESYAISGLTPISGSDLDILRLQTRGSSTKWLPLSSNTKQQFKPFFISRISASLLSFSCISLSSEFDIAAYVVHVGNTYVSNHQKKQWVFVTDASAGNGFRTDNCSNSLLAICFCSPSTDFDSYPPINYNLAGSTVGFCNLIKKERDDKNHILVAEATENSTYYLSFDSPQCSHLRNSASEIKRWANNSSLIIEKLKQKVLLIVGDSRS; this is encoded by the exons ATGTCGACACCGCAGCGATTCTCCGATGCCAGAAATGATTCTTCCAATGCTTCACCTTCAATCCCCGATTTTCCTCTCCAAG GCTGCTCAAATCGCAGTGAAGAGGCTGCAATGTTTCGCACTGCTATGGGAACGCCCGTTCGAGTAGGTCAATCTTCCATCGCAAAAGCTTTATCTCTCCTCGGCAACGATGCTGATGCTAACGGCGTCGTTCCACAAG GGGAGGAGAATGAAACAGATGATAGTTGCAGCTTCTCAAATTCTCTGTTCACAACAGGTTCCGGAAAAGGAGTTAATATATCTTCTAGTGGTATGGATAGAGCAAAGTCATTACTGGGATTGGAACAACACACCGTTGGTGGTAACTTCCAAAGCCCCGACTATACAAGAAAATCACATGTCATTGATGAAGCACGTGAGATGCAACACTCATCTCGTTTACAGCAACATGAAGTTGTTAACAGTTCTAAGACAATGGATCGTGCATTGTCTCAAAGCCCTTCAGTTGATAGTAGTCATGCAtcgaagaatgattttaaattaaaagtagtTCAACCAGATTGCTATACTCCTCTGGTTAAAGAAGCTCCAATCAAATTCCACACTGCAGGGGGAAGATCTGTATCTGTATCTTCTGGTGCGCTACAACGTGCAAGGAGCCTTCTTGGTAATCCAGACCTGGGAGATTTCATTAGTGGAGGAGATGCTGGTGACTTAATTTTATCATTTCCAAATGAGGCACAAGGTAACACGCCTTCATCTTGTCTTACAAGTGATTGCAATACTCCATCGGTCCATCGAATAACATCACAGGGAAATTATACGGCACAAAGTTTTGCGTATCCCTCGTGTTCTTCTGTGAAAAAAGAATATTCCACCAAGTTTCTTCGTGAAGGTACTGGAAATAACTTAATCATGAAATTTGATGCTGTTGTGAACGAAAGTGAATATAGCACAAAACTTAGCAACTGTGAACAAGAACCAACTAACAGTCATTCTTTGCCAAATGGCTTATCTTCAAAAGTAAATCCACTTGGAATGTCATCAAGAAAGCCACTAGCTGTTATTTCCTGTAACAATAACATACTGAATACAAGCAGACAGCCTGCTGCTAGTGATAAAAGGAGACTAGGATCACGAGTAGCTGTTTCTCCCTTCAAACGGCCTCGTATTTCCAAAATTTCTGTTCCTTATGATCAGGATGTTGGAGTTTCTGTTCCAAAATTGTCTGAATTATCTTCTGAAGTTTCTGGATGTAACAGAAGGGTTTCTGCCCGATACCCATTTCGGCATCAAAGGATGCAGCTCAAGGAATTCTTTGGAGTGCCTACATTCAGGCAGAAG CATTTTCATAACCAGGTTAGGCAGGTGACATCATTCAATGCCGAAAAGTACATGTTCCATGATGGATCTACTCAAAATAGTATGGGAGCAGAGGATTTTGTCCATCTATTGGCTCAGCATGGGACTTCCACGCATTTTGCTTCTAATGA TTGGGTGAAGAATCATTACAAGTGGATTGTATGGAAACTTGCATGCTACGAGAGATGCTGTTCTGCAAGACCTGTAAAATTTTTGACAGTATCAAATGTGCTTGAGGAACTTAAGTACAG ATATGAAAGAGAAGTCAATCATGCACACCGATCTACAATCAAGAGAATCCTTGAAGGGGATGCACCGCCATCTTCAATGATGATTTTGTGCATTTCTAGCATTCACTCTGATCACTTTACAGAAAGTGGGAATTTTGTTGAGAAACAAACTATGGACCAGAGCAGTGAAGTAGTAAAAGTTGAACTGACTGATGGATG GTATTCTGTGAATGCCGTTTTAGATGTTCCATTGTCAAGGCAACTTGCTGCTAGGAGATTGTTTGTGGGACAGAAACTTCGG ATCTGGGGAGCAAGATTATGTGGCTGGGATGGGCCAGCTTCGCCGCTTGAG GTTTCATCATCAGCAGTTAGTTTATTGTTGAACATTAATGGAACAtgtagagttcattgggctGAACGATTAGGATTTT GTAAGGCGGCTGGTCCACCTTTGGCTTTCAGATGTATAAAAAGCAATGGCGGTTTAATCCCTCAAACTTTGGCAGGAATCACCCGCATATATCCTATTGTTTATAAGGAAAG GTTGAGCAATGGGCAGTCTGTTGTTAGGTCAGAGAGGATGGAGAATAAAGTGATGGAGGTGTACAACCAGAG ACGTTCTGCTGTTGTGGAAAGCATCATCTCAGAGTATCAAAAGGAAAGAAGCGGTCTGCATACTTATGATGACGGTGATTCAGAAGGGGCCAGGATTCATAACATGCTGGAGACTGCTGAAGAACCTGAATTCCTAATGGCAGATATGAGTCCAGAGCAGCTTAAATGTTTCTCTGCTTATAAGGCCAAATTAAAT GCAATCACACAGTCGGAGCAGGAAAAATCAACTGATAAAGCTCTGAAAGATGCTGGCCTGAGTCACAGAGATGTCACACCATTGATGCGGATACGGGTGGTTGGATTAACTTATAAAGTTCGCCAACACAAGCGTATAGAAGGCATAGTAACAATCTGGAATCCTACAGAGAAGCAG TGTCAAGAACTGGTTGAGGGAGAATCATATGCAATTTCAGGACTTACACCAATTTCAGGATCTGATTTAGATATCCTTCGCTTGCAGACTAGAGGATCTTCCACCAAGTGGTTGCCTCTATCTTCTAACAcaaagcaacagtttaa gccatttttcatttctcgAATATCAGCCTCATTGTTAAGTTTTAGTTGCATCTCACTTTCAAG TGAGTTCGATATCGCTGCATATGTTGTGCATGTGGGAAACACGTATGTGTCAAATCATCAGAAAAAACAATGGGTTTTTGTGACTGATGCATCCGCCGGGAATGGTTTTCGAACAGACAACTGCTCCAACTCTTTACTTGCCATTTGCTTTTGCTCTCCCTCAACTGATTTTGATTCATATCCACCTATCAATTACAACCTTGCTGGATCCACG GTTGGTTTCTGTAatcttattaaaaaagaaagggaTGACAAAAATCATATCTTGGTTGCTGAAGCTACTGAAAATTCAACCTATTATCTGAGTTTTGATTCTCCACAATGTTCCCACCTCAGAAATTCTGCCAGTGAAATCAAAAGATGGGCAAACAACTCtagcttg ATAATAGAGAAGCTTAAGCAAAAGGTGCTACTTATTGTTGGTGATTCTAGAAGctag
- the LOC107482461 gene encoding protein BREAST CANCER SUSCEPTIBILITY 2 homolog B isoform X3: protein MSTPQRFSDARNDSSNASPSIPDFPLQGCSNRSEEAAMFRTAMGTPVRVGQSSIAKALSLLGNDADANGVVPQGEENETDDSCSFSNSLFTTGSGKGVNISSSGMDRAKSLLGLEQHTVGGNFQSPDYTRKSHVIDEAREMQHSSRLQQHEVVNSSKTMDRALSQSPSVDSSHASKNDFKLKVVQPDCYTPLVKEAPIKFHTAGGRSVSVSSGALQRARSLLGNPDLGDFISGGDAGDLILSFPNEAQGNTPSSCLTSDCNTPSVHRITSQGNYTAQSFAYPSCSSVKKEYSTKFLREGTGNNLIMKFDAVVNESEYSTKLSNCEQEPTNSHSLPNGLSSKVNPLGMSSRKPLAVISCNNNILNTSRQPAASDKRRLGSRVAVSPFKRPRISKISVPYDQDVGVSVPKLSELSSEVSGCNRRVSARYPFRHQRMQLKEFFGVPTFRQKHFHNQVRQVTSFNAEKYMFHDGSTQNSMGAEDFVHLLAQHGTSTHFASNDWVKNHYKWIVWKLACYERCCSARPVKFLTVSNVLEELKYRYEREVNHAHRSTIKRILEGDAPPSSMMILCISSIHSDHFTESGNFVEKQTMDQSSEVVKVELTDGWYSVNAVLDVPLSRQLAARRLFVGQKLRIWGARLCGWDGPASPLEVSSSAVSLLLNINGTCRVHWAERLGFCKAAGPPLAFRCIKSNGGLIPQTLAGITRIYPIVYKERLSNGQSVVRSERMENKVMEVYNQRRSAVVESIISEYQKERSGLHTYDDGDSEGARIHNMLETAEEPEFLMADMSPEQLKCFSAYKAKLNAITQSEQEKSTDKALKDAGLSHRDVTPLMRIRVVGLTYKVRQHKRIEGIVTIWNPTEKQTRGSSTKWLPLSSNTKQQFKPFFISRISASLLSFSCISLSSEFDIAAYVVHVGNTYVSNHQKKQWVFVTDASAGNGFRTDNCSNSLLAICFCSPSTDFDSYPPINYNLAGSTVGFCNLIKKERDDKNHILVAEATENSTYYLSFDSPQCSHLRNSASEIKRWANNSSLIIEKLKQKVLLIVGDSRS, encoded by the exons ATGTCGACACCGCAGCGATTCTCCGATGCCAGAAATGATTCTTCCAATGCTTCACCTTCAATCCCCGATTTTCCTCTCCAAG GCTGCTCAAATCGCAGTGAAGAGGCTGCAATGTTTCGCACTGCTATGGGAACGCCCGTTCGAGTAGGTCAATCTTCCATCGCAAAAGCTTTATCTCTCCTCGGCAACGATGCTGATGCTAACGGCGTCGTTCCACAAG GGGAGGAGAATGAAACAGATGATAGTTGCAGCTTCTCAAATTCTCTGTTCACAACAGGTTCCGGAAAAGGAGTTAATATATCTTCTAGTGGTATGGATAGAGCAAAGTCATTACTGGGATTGGAACAACACACCGTTGGTGGTAACTTCCAAAGCCCCGACTATACAAGAAAATCACATGTCATTGATGAAGCACGTGAGATGCAACACTCATCTCGTTTACAGCAACATGAAGTTGTTAACAGTTCTAAGACAATGGATCGTGCATTGTCTCAAAGCCCTTCAGTTGATAGTAGTCATGCAtcgaagaatgattttaaattaaaagtagtTCAACCAGATTGCTATACTCCTCTGGTTAAAGAAGCTCCAATCAAATTCCACACTGCAGGGGGAAGATCTGTATCTGTATCTTCTGGTGCGCTACAACGTGCAAGGAGCCTTCTTGGTAATCCAGACCTGGGAGATTTCATTAGTGGAGGAGATGCTGGTGACTTAATTTTATCATTTCCAAATGAGGCACAAGGTAACACGCCTTCATCTTGTCTTACAAGTGATTGCAATACTCCATCGGTCCATCGAATAACATCACAGGGAAATTATACGGCACAAAGTTTTGCGTATCCCTCGTGTTCTTCTGTGAAAAAAGAATATTCCACCAAGTTTCTTCGTGAAGGTACTGGAAATAACTTAATCATGAAATTTGATGCTGTTGTGAACGAAAGTGAATATAGCACAAAACTTAGCAACTGTGAACAAGAACCAACTAACAGTCATTCTTTGCCAAATGGCTTATCTTCAAAAGTAAATCCACTTGGAATGTCATCAAGAAAGCCACTAGCTGTTATTTCCTGTAACAATAACATACTGAATACAAGCAGACAGCCTGCTGCTAGTGATAAAAGGAGACTAGGATCACGAGTAGCTGTTTCTCCCTTCAAACGGCCTCGTATTTCCAAAATTTCTGTTCCTTATGATCAGGATGTTGGAGTTTCTGTTCCAAAATTGTCTGAATTATCTTCTGAAGTTTCTGGATGTAACAGAAGGGTTTCTGCCCGATACCCATTTCGGCATCAAAGGATGCAGCTCAAGGAATTCTTTGGAGTGCCTACATTCAGGCAGAAG CATTTTCATAACCAGGTTAGGCAGGTGACATCATTCAATGCCGAAAAGTACATGTTCCATGATGGATCTACTCAAAATAGTATGGGAGCAGAGGATTTTGTCCATCTATTGGCTCAGCATGGGACTTCCACGCATTTTGCTTCTAATGA TTGGGTGAAGAATCATTACAAGTGGATTGTATGGAAACTTGCATGCTACGAGAGATGCTGTTCTGCAAGACCTGTAAAATTTTTGACAGTATCAAATGTGCTTGAGGAACTTAAGTACAG ATATGAAAGAGAAGTCAATCATGCACACCGATCTACAATCAAGAGAATCCTTGAAGGGGATGCACCGCCATCTTCAATGATGATTTTGTGCATTTCTAGCATTCACTCTGATCACTTTACAGAAAGTGGGAATTTTGTTGAGAAACAAACTATGGACCAGAGCAGTGAAGTAGTAAAAGTTGAACTGACTGATGGATG GTATTCTGTGAATGCCGTTTTAGATGTTCCATTGTCAAGGCAACTTGCTGCTAGGAGATTGTTTGTGGGACAGAAACTTCGG ATCTGGGGAGCAAGATTATGTGGCTGGGATGGGCCAGCTTCGCCGCTTGAG GTTTCATCATCAGCAGTTAGTTTATTGTTGAACATTAATGGAACAtgtagagttcattgggctGAACGATTAGGATTTT GTAAGGCGGCTGGTCCACCTTTGGCTTTCAGATGTATAAAAAGCAATGGCGGTTTAATCCCTCAAACTTTGGCAGGAATCACCCGCATATATCCTATTGTTTATAAGGAAAG GTTGAGCAATGGGCAGTCTGTTGTTAGGTCAGAGAGGATGGAGAATAAAGTGATGGAGGTGTACAACCAGAG ACGTTCTGCTGTTGTGGAAAGCATCATCTCAGAGTATCAAAAGGAAAGAAGCGGTCTGCATACTTATGATGACGGTGATTCAGAAGGGGCCAGGATTCATAACATGCTGGAGACTGCTGAAGAACCTGAATTCCTAATGGCAGATATGAGTCCAGAGCAGCTTAAATGTTTCTCTGCTTATAAGGCCAAATTAAAT GCAATCACACAGTCGGAGCAGGAAAAATCAACTGATAAAGCTCTGAAAGATGCTGGCCTGAGTCACAGAGATGTCACACCATTGATGCGGATACGGGTGGTTGGATTAACTTATAAAGTTCGCCAACACAAGCGTATAGAAGGCATAGTAACAATCTGGAATCCTACAGAGAAGCAG ACTAGAGGATCTTCCACCAAGTGGTTGCCTCTATCTTCTAACAcaaagcaacagtttaa gccatttttcatttctcgAATATCAGCCTCATTGTTAAGTTTTAGTTGCATCTCACTTTCAAG TGAGTTCGATATCGCTGCATATGTTGTGCATGTGGGAAACACGTATGTGTCAAATCATCAGAAAAAACAATGGGTTTTTGTGACTGATGCATCCGCCGGGAATGGTTTTCGAACAGACAACTGCTCCAACTCTTTACTTGCCATTTGCTTTTGCTCTCCCTCAACTGATTTTGATTCATATCCACCTATCAATTACAACCTTGCTGGATCCACG GTTGGTTTCTGTAatcttattaaaaaagaaagggaTGACAAAAATCATATCTTGGTTGCTGAAGCTACTGAAAATTCAACCTATTATCTGAGTTTTGATTCTCCACAATGTTCCCACCTCAGAAATTCTGCCAGTGAAATCAAAAGATGGGCAAACAACTCtagcttg ATAATAGAGAAGCTTAAGCAAAAGGTGCTACTTATTGTTGGTGATTCTAGAAGctag